The genome window TGTAGCCGAAGGATTCGTGGAAGTGAGGGACAACAAGCTCTACTTGAAGGAGGTGACTGTATGAGAAAGATTGCAGTGATCGGTCCTCCGGGAACAGGAAAAACGAGCCACCTGCTTTCAATTATCAAATACCTTACAAACACGAACTTGACGAAAGAAGATGAGCAGATGGCTCAAAAGATATTAAGGGACAGCGGAGAGCTCAGGGGTAAATACAGGCGGGAGAACATACTATTCCTCACTTTTACGACATCGGCACAAAATGAAGCCATCAAGAGAATCACTGGGAATAATAATTACACGGTTAGGGACAGCAGGAGGGGCTGGGCAAAGCAGATAAGGACTGTCCATTCTCTCTGCTGGACGTTAATAAAGGAAGGCAACCAGAAGAAGCTTGAGATGGCAGAAACAGAATACGAAAGAGTGTACTTTGCGAGGGAAGCCTCCATGCTCTCCAAAACAGGGAGTTTGTTTGGAAAGCTTAGCCCAATCGCAAAATTCTGCAAGGAGAAAGGCATTCCCTACGATCGCAGAGGAGAAAAGCAAGAGCTGGGCAATCTCTTTGAGACAATTTACACCTATGCTGTGAACTCGATAACAGAAATTTATAAGAGTAGGCTGTGCATTGGTGATGCAGTGAAGGTTGACGCCCTGATAGAAACGCTCCAAGAACTTGCAAAAGACAACCCCGAGTTCAAGTACATAAAAAGGGAATACATCCCAATCCTGCAGGCTTTGATCAAGAAATACACCGAGTGGAAGGTCAAAAACGAGGTGATTGACTACCCAGACACAATACTGAGGGCATTCCTTGAGGGCTACGCTTTGGAAGACAGCGAAACGTTCAGAAACGTCAGGGTTATGATAATTGATGAAGCCCAAGATTTGTCAAGGCTGCAGTGGGCGCTCGTAAGACAGCTGATTGGAACTGCCGATCTAGACCTTGTAATTGTCGCAGGAGATCCCTTACAGAGCATTTATTCCTTCCAGGCCGCTGATTTTTACGACTTCATACACTTTATACTTGATGCGGAAAAACACGTTCTGGATGAGTCTTACAGGCTGACTGAAGAGATACAAAAGGCGAGCTTAACCTTGGTCGCGGAGCAAATTAGATTCCTTAGAGAGGTTGGCATACACTACAAGTTCAAAGCTAGGGGGAGGGGCGGGAAGGTTAAGAAGATTGAAGTATTAGGTGAAGGGGAAGAAGTCATCAGGGAAATCGTTGAGGCGATAAGCGGTGAAGTTGTTTCTCACATTGATAGCGGGAAGACAGTCTTCATCTTGACTAGGACGAATGATGTTGCGAGGAGGATTGAGAAAGAATTCTACCGGCTGGGCATTACCGTGAAGAAGATAAAGAACGCGAAGAGTCTCTATGAAGAAATAGAGGACATCATCAGGATTGCCGATGCCATCAAGAACTTCGAGAATTACTCTTTTGATGAGCGGGTTGAGCTGTTGGATTACGACAGCATTAAGAGGTTCCTCAGCTTTACGGTATTTGCAGACCTGCTCAAGAAGGAAGACATCGAAAAGAAGGAAGAAAACAGAAAGCACGTATTGAACCTTTTCATCTCGGCAGTAGAAAGGCACAGCGTGAATTTTTCTGCCATTGAACTGGTGTTTGCACCGGTCCACTTGGACTATCAGGAGCAGGATGCAGTAAAGAAGGTTCTCGCGGTGACTCCGAAGAATATAGTTGCCCTGCTGAAGGACTTTCTCGAAAATCCCTACCATTACATAGACTTCTCCCGAGTTAGTGCTAAGATAGGAAAAGAGCCGGCCGAACTGATGAGGGATTACGTGGAGGGCAAGTTCAAGATCATCCTGACAACTGATAGACTTTTTGTGGACACTATGCACGCTTCGAAAGGTTCTGAAGCGGATGTCGTCTTTGTAATAGATTACGTGAATCCTATCAAGCTTGTGAAGGCGTTTGCCGACTTTGAGCTAAGAAGAGAGGAGGAGAGGGTGTATTACGTTGCAATGACGAGGGCAAGGGAGAAACTTGTTATAGTGACAACAGGCCCGGAGACGAGCTTTTTGAATCGTGCAAGCTTTGTCCTGTCGGAATCCTCATCACAACTCGCAAAGGCTGAAGCTTAGCTGCGAAGCAGGGGAGGATGTTCACTTAATGAAATTTAGCTAATAATGTCGAGAGGTATGTATTTCTCTATTACTACCTGAAAGCCTCGCTCTTTAAGGCAAGGAGGAGGTCAGTAGAAATAAGTGGAGGGAAATTGAAAAGATAAAAAGCCAGATTGTGTCTATAACTTTATCTTAATGGCATCTAAGCTACTTAGCTAATCCTTACAAAACTTCTTAATGTTAATTTCTTTGGCCGCTGTTTCATAAACAGCGTTTATTAATCTGTAACCTCCTTTTTCTTGTCTGATTACAATAAAAAACTCTTTGCTTAGCACCTCTAGGACCTCCTGCACTGAGCCATCCCCAAGCCCTGTAGATTTGGCAATGTAACTCCAGTTTGTAGGTCCTTGAGAGAGGGATGCAATAACCTTAGCGTATGTGCATGGACTTTTTCGGGACTTAATAATATTCTCAAGCTCGGCGCGAGCTTTTTCAACAGCATCACCAATTGCTTCTTCAATTGCCTTTTCAACAGAGTAGTTGTAGGGAGGACAGCGATAATTGGCATATGTAGAGATTATACCTGGAATTCCTCCAAGCTTCTCGTAAACTTTTGAAGCCTCCCACGCAAGCTCAAGATCATTAGGTACTGTGAACTTTTGGGGATATACTTTCCTACACATAATGTACCCGTTTTGTAGGTAGAGGAGCACATCTCTCTCATCCCACGGCCAAAGGTAAACCTTACGTGGGTTACGGTAATACATTCTTGCTTGACGACCTCTTGAGAGGAGTTCCTTGACAACGCCGGAAAATGAACCTGTGAAAATGAATCTAACATCTTCTCGCTCGTTAAGTGCTCTCCAAAGACCCTCTTGAAACTTCTTTCTCTGCTTCATCTCTTGGACCTCATCAAAGATGACCAAGGCATTATCAGGGAGAAGCAAGACAAGCTGTGAAAAGTCTTCCGGTAACTTGTCCATTAGGTTATCAGAAGCCGTGGATAAACCAAGTTGTAATCTGAAAAATTCCAACCATGGAGCTTTTGGAAATTTGGGCGCTATGATAACACTTACATTTCTTATTGACTTTGTTTTCTTCCCTGAAAGCCTGCTGTAAAGGGATACAATTGCCCCTTTCATGTGTTTTGATAAATTCTTCATGTCCTTGATACCTGCAAGATTAAGATAAACTGCGACAGTTGAATTGTCCAGTGAATAAGCTTTCCCCAGACATTTTGCTAAGCTTGTTTTACCAATTGCGCGAGGGCCGAGGATAACAATATCCTGCCCTCTTTTAAGAAGCTCGAGGGAATCATAGAATGCTTTTTTATGGCCTTTGCCATGAAGTTTGCTTGGGTCTGAAAATGGTTTGCTAGGGAAGAATCCACTTGTTGATTGCCCGTTCATAACAGCACAACCTCCAAGTTTAGTTCTAAAGATGGACATTATTTAAAAGTTTTGTCTGAATAATTATCGAAATAATAATTAATAATTTGAATAATCATCAAAAACTATTCTATAATAGTTAAAATTGTTCAATTAAAAGCCAATAATTCAGAAGCTCATTATTGGACAGTGTAATGTTTAAGAAAAAACTACTTTTATGGACGTTTTTATTAATTTTGCATAGAGTTATCCTTTTGAGGAGCAGAATCTATTATCCGTATCTTTGTATATCATTTTGTTCTCTTTTGCTTCAAAGCCTGAAAGCTATAATGTATGTTGATGTTGTGTGCTTGTCCAATCCTAACTTTTTTGCAGTGCTTTTTGTTCCAGCAGGATAAATGATAAATTATAGCTTAGACGGAATGGGACGAGTTAGAATGTCTGAGCTACTTTCTGAATCGTGTGAACTTTGTCCTGCCGGAACCTTCACCACAACTCACCAAGGCTGAAGCTTAGTTGCGAAGCTACGAAGATGAACAATTGTATCCATTTGAGTATCAATGAATAATTTTTGTCATTCGCAGCTTCGCATCATTGGGAATGAAACTTCTGCCTCATCCAGATCCTAACGAAAAGGTTC of Thermococcus sp. M39 contains these proteins:
- a CDS encoding UvrD-helicase domain-containing protein, which encodes MRKIAVIGPPGTGKTSHLLSIIKYLTNTNLTKEDEQMAQKILRDSGELRGKYRRENILFLTFTTSAQNEAIKRITGNNNYTVRDSRRGWAKQIRTVHSLCWTLIKEGNQKKLEMAETEYERVYFAREASMLSKTGSLFGKLSPIAKFCKEKGIPYDRRGEKQELGNLFETIYTYAVNSITEIYKSRLCIGDAVKVDALIETLQELAKDNPEFKYIKREYIPILQALIKKYTEWKVKNEVIDYPDTILRAFLEGYALEDSETFRNVRVMIIDEAQDLSRLQWALVRQLIGTADLDLVIVAGDPLQSIYSFQAADFYDFIHFILDAEKHVLDESYRLTEEIQKASLTLVAEQIRFLREVGIHYKFKARGRGGKVKKIEVLGEGEEVIREIVEAISGEVVSHIDSGKTVFILTRTNDVARRIEKEFYRLGITVKKIKNAKSLYEEIEDIIRIADAIKNFENYSFDERVELLDYDSIKRFLSFTVFADLLKKEDIEKKEENRKHVLNLFISAVERHSVNFSAIELVFAPVHLDYQEQDAVKKVLAVTPKNIVALLKDFLENPYHYIDFSRVSAKIGKEPAELMRDYVEGKFKIILTTDRLFVDTMHASKGSEADVVFVIDYVNPIKLVKAFADFELRREEERVYYVAMTRAREKLVIVTTGPETSFLNRASFVLSESSSQLAKAEA
- a CDS encoding ATP-binding protein, whose translation is MSIFRTKLGGCAVMNGQSTSGFFPSKPFSDPSKLHGKGHKKAFYDSLELLKRGQDIVILGPRAIGKTSLAKCLGKAYSLDNSTVAVYLNLAGIKDMKNLSKHMKGAIVSLYSRLSGKKTKSIRNVSVIIAPKFPKAPWLEFFRLQLGLSTASDNLMDKLPEDFSQLVLLLPDNALVIFDEVQEMKQRKKFQEGLWRALNEREDVRFIFTGSFSGVVKELLSRGRQARMYYRNPRKVYLWPWDERDVLLYLQNGYIMCRKVYPQKFTVPNDLELAWEASKVYEKLGGIPGIISTYANYRCPPYNYSVEKAIEEAIGDAVEKARAELENIIKSRKSPCTYAKVIASLSQGPTNWSYIAKSTGLGDGSVQEVLEVLSKEFFIVIRQEKGGYRLINAVYETAAKEINIKKFCKD